From the genome of Bacteroidales bacterium, one region includes:
- a CDS encoding DKNYY domain-containing protein, which yields MKLRYLIITGIILSIFSCEKEKIKKIGHCYIQENQAIKFLDKTATGIIDTVELKSANAENFEVISDSSNDGRCFSDVWAKDKMSIWYKQYKISGADPFTFKVLNNSYSNDKNNVFYKQNLLVNAVKEHFKILNNFYAKDNERIWYKGKEVFGINDVTNFEVIDGYFSTDGKNIYMNNDTVLLKIPDSDANTFIGIEDDMHLSSLKYYKDKRNVYCIDTEKNIGEPDFLNVFDAFTESFTILNEKYYSKDNFNIYYKNKVIENADRNTFSAFGKNYSKDNSKIFFKNKIIYGAEYNSFQLIDNDTIDAIDSLSCYLLGKRTKR from the coding sequence ATGAAATTAAGATATCTCATAATAACAGGAATAATACTAAGTATTTTTTCGTGTGAAAAAGAGAAGATAAAAAAAATAGGTCATTGTTATATTCAAGAAAATCAGGCTATTAAGTTTCTTGATAAAACAGCAACCGGAATAATCGATACTGTTGAGTTAAAATCTGCAAATGCAGAAAATTTTGAAGTTATTTCAGACAGTTCGAATGACGGACGATGTTTTTCGGATGTTTGGGCAAAAGATAAAATGTCGATTTGGTACAAACAATATAAAATATCAGGAGCAGACCCTTTTACCTTTAAAGTTTTGAATAATTCATATTCTAATGATAAAAATAATGTTTTCTATAAACAAAATTTATTGGTAAACGCAGTAAAAGAACACTTTAAAATATTAAATAATTTTTATGCAAAAGATAACGAACGAATTTGGTATAAAGGCAAAGAAGTTTTCGGAATAAATGATGTTACAAACTTTGAAGTTATTGACGGCTATTTTTCAACTGACGGAAAAAATATTTATATGAATAACGATACAGTTCTTTTAAAAATACCTGATTCTGACGCAAATACATTTATCGGCATCGAAGATGATATGCACCTGAGTTCATTAAAATATTATAAAGACAAAAGGAATGTGTATTGCATTGATACAGAAAAAAATATAGGAGAACCCGATTTTTTGAATGTTTTTGATGCCTTTACCGAATCTTTTACAATTCTGAATGAAAAATATTATTCAAAAGATAATTTTAATATTTATTATAAAAATAAGGTTATTGAAAATGCCGACAGAAATACTTTTTCAGCTTTCGGAAAAAACTATTCAAAAGATAATTCAAAAATCTTTTTTAAAAATAAAATTATTTACGGTGCTGAATATAACTCATTCCAACTAATTGATAATGATACAATTGATGCAATTGATTCATTGAGCTGTTATTTACTCGGAAAAAGAACAAAACGATAA
- a CDS encoding type IIA DNA topoisomerase subunit B gives MSAVYSEDTIKTLEWKEHIRKRPGMYIGKLGDGSSQDDGIYVLLKEVLDNSVDEFMMGHGKKIEIKAEQGEISIRDYGRGIPLSKVLDVSSKMNTGAKYDSKVFKKTVGLNGVGIKAVNALSVKFIIRSFREGEVKEIHYSAGNVIEDKEIKKTTKKNGTEIIFRPDNELFKEYHYLEDFIDLMMKNYVYLNSGLTLTFNEKSYYSKNGLLDLLSDNIKEEQRRYPIIHLKGEDIEIALTHANQYGEEYYTFVNGQNTTQGGTHLLAFREAIVKTIRDYYKKNVDFSDIRTGIVAAVSIKVEEPVFESQTKTKLGSKNIAPDGLTVRSFIMDFVTKELELYLHQNNEVSEELWKKIQEAEKERKEISGIKQLARKRAKTVKVHNKKLRDCRTHYNTKKDDAEKSTIFITEGDSASGSITKSRNVNTQAVFSLKGKPLNTYGKSKKIVYENEEFNLIQAALNIEDGMEGLRYNNIVIATDADVDGMHIRLLLITFFLKFFPDVIKNGHLHILQTPLFRVRNKKDTYYCYSEEEKEKAMKKLGKNPEITRFKGLGEISPNEFKYFIGEDIRLDPVIINKEESISEMLDFYMGKNTQERQQFIIENLRDEEEVL, from the coding sequence ATGTCAGCAGTTTATTCGGAAGATACAATTAAAACATTAGAGTGGAAAGAACATATTCGAAAACGCCCCGGAATGTACATAGGGAAGTTAGGTGACGGTTCTTCTCAAGATGACGGTATTTATGTGCTTTTAAAAGAAGTTCTTGATAATTCAGTTGATGAATTTATGATGGGACACGGAAAAAAGATAGAAATTAAAGCCGAACAAGGAGAAATTTCAATTCGTGATTATGGCAGAGGAATTCCTCTGTCAAAAGTTCTTGATGTTTCTTCTAAAATGAATACCGGGGCAAAATATGATTCCAAAGTTTTTAAAAAGACGGTAGGATTGAACGGAGTCGGGATAAAAGCTGTTAATGCTCTTTCCGTTAAGTTTATTATTCGTTCGTTTCGAGAAGGAGAAGTAAAAGAAATTCATTATTCTGCAGGTAATGTAATCGAAGATAAAGAAATTAAAAAAACGACTAAAAAAAACGGTACGGAAATAATATTCAGGCCTGATAATGAGCTGTTTAAAGAATATCATTATTTAGAGGATTTTATCGATCTAATGATGAAAAATTATGTTTACCTTAATTCAGGTTTAACTTTAACTTTTAACGAAAAATCATATTATTCCAAAAACGGATTGCTCGACTTACTTTCCGATAACATTAAAGAAGAGCAAAGAAGATACCCGATTATTCATTTAAAAGGAGAAGACATTGAAATAGCATTAACTCATGCAAATCAATACGGTGAAGAGTATTATACTTTTGTTAACGGGCAAAATACAACACAAGGCGGAACACATTTGTTGGCATTTCGTGAAGCAATTGTTAAAACAATCAGAGATTATTATAAAAAAAATGTTGATTTCTCCGATATAAGAACCGGAATTGTTGCGGCAGTAAGTATAAAAGTTGAAGAACCTGTTTTCGAATCACAAACAAAAACAAAACTCGGTTCAAAAAATATTGCTCCCGACGGTCTTACGGTTCGTTCTTTTATAATGGATTTTGTTACGAAAGAATTAGAACTCTATCTTCATCAAAACAACGAAGTTTCGGAAGAACTTTGGAAAAAAATCCAAGAAGCTGAAAAAGAACGTAAAGAAATATCCGGAATTAAACAATTAGCACGAAAAAGAGCAAAAACTGTTAAAGTTCATAATAAAAAACTCAGAGATTGCCGTACACATTATAATACAAAAAAGGATGATGCAGAAAAATCCACAATTTTTATTACGGAAGGAGATTCTGCAAGCGGTTCAATTACCAAATCCAGAAATGTAAACACGCAAGCTGTTTTCAGCTTAAAAGGAAAGCCTTTAAATACTTACGGTAAATCAAAAAAAATTGTTTATGAAAATGAAGAATTCAATCTTATCCAAGCCGCTCTTAATATTGAAGACGGCATGGAAGGACTCAGATATAATAATATAGTAATTGCAACTGATGCCGATGTTGACGGAATGCACATCAGACTTTTATTAATTACTTTTTTCCTGAAGTTTTTTCCCGATGTTATAAAAAACGGACATTTACATATTCTTCAAACACCTTTATTCAGAGTAAGAAATAAAAAAGACACATATTATTGCTATTCGGAAGAAGAAAAAGAAAAAGCAATGAAAAAGCTCGGTAAAAACCCTGAAATAACAAGATTTAAAGGGCTGGGGGAGATATCACCCAACGAGTTTAAATATTTTATCGGAGAAGATATACGCTTAGACCCTGTAATCATTAATAAAGAAGAATCAATTTCTGAAATGCTCGATTTTTATATGGGAAAAAACACACAAGAACGCCAACAATTTATAATAGAAAATTTAAGAGACGAAGAAGAAGTATTATAA